The Culex quinquefasciatus strain JHB chromosome 2, VPISU_Cqui_1.0_pri_paternal, whole genome shotgun sequence genome contains the following window.
ATCCTTGATGTGGTTTTCTCTGCCAACACCCACGAAATCGGACAAAGTTGCCcaatccctcttcgatttgtgtgaaacacTGTTCTAAAGGGTAGTTTTGTTCGATGATCATGAATCCGTGATCCATTATTCGATATCTCGTGAGATGGAGGCGGCACgaaccctttcatttttgatcaTTCGAAAAATGCAGTCTGAAATGGtaatgatttggaaatttggtgtcaaagggacgcttatgtaaaacttttcaaccgGTAAAATGGcgtaatcaaaaaaatatcaaaaagtcttgtggtaaaacaattttattttgtacAAGAATATGTTACAATTGCATAACTATCATAGCTTTAACAACCTATTGCATCATCGCCATTGGCATCTCCTCATCCATCGCCATCTGTTCGCCCATTTCGCTGGCATCTCGGTGATGACCATAATGATGACCATGGTGACCATGGTGATGCTTGTGATGCTTCTTCTTGTGCCACTTCTTGTGTCGGTACTGATCGTCATGTCCCGACGCGGCCGGCACCTCCTGATGATATGCTCCTCCTGCTCCGTGGCCTCCTCCAGCATGACCATGACTGCAAGGAATCACCGTATGGTGCGGATTACAGCTGATCAACAGGTTGTGACCACACTTGGCCGCCGGAGGAACCGCCGGGTAGGTGTACTCCACAGCCGGTCCCGGTTGGACCACGCCGCCACCACCGTGTCCGTAAGGTTCCGGTCGGGCCATTGCCACTCCGACCGTAACGGCCAACGATACCAAGATGAAAGCTCTCATTGTTGAAGCAAACTTTGATGACCTCAAACTGATGCCTTCTTGGAACTAGGATTCCGGCTTATATACTGATGTTAAACTGTTTGAATTCAACATCAGTCCTGGATTGCACAACTCTACGTGGTTCCTGTCTGATTCATCGTGTTTAgaagaaaaaatgaaatcatGTTGTCCAGttgccaccgaaaaaaaaatgtttattttgcacgCACTATTGGGTTTCATAACAGTTTAGACTCAGAACGTGTCTTCagctaaaatgtttaaatttaaacacGAAAAGCTTTTGGTGACTTTTTGCTGACCTATGTGGGCCAGCTATTCGAtgaataaatattttgcaaacgaGTGGTGCACCCGTGCATTTTGATGCATCACATTCTTCCAAAAACTGACGAAGCTTGAAATGCACAGTATGCGTTTCCACAGCACCGCGAAATGAATATGATGTTGTTCTTTTAACACATGCATCCTTCAAAGGcaaccaatgtttaaaaataactctTCAACACTGGAAGGCCCATTTTTTAAGAATCTTTTCTCCCTGCTCAGgaaacaacttttgtctttgattttgacttaataattttaaacatgtAACAAAATTCACCAAATTCCATCTTCGAGACTCAGAGAACTATGTAGATTAATTTCGAATTGACCcctgaaacattcttcaaaatAAATCTGTAGTATTCGACCCCTGAACCAAGACCATGAAGACCATGAACATCAAAATTGGACTGTTTCAAaaagaattatttcaaaatcGAGTCCATGATGCAAACATTTTGGAAAAAGAAAGCAATAATTTCCACTATTAA
Protein-coding sequences here:
- the LOC119766317 gene encoding vitelline membrane protein 15a-1-like; the protein is MRAFILVSLAVTVGVAMARPEPYGHGGGGVVQPGPAVEYTYPAVPPAAKCGHNLLISCNPHHTVIPCSHGHAGGGHGAGGAYHQEVPAASGHDDQYRHKKWHKKKHHKHHHGHHGHHYGHHRDASEMGEQMAMDEEMPMAMMQ